A window from Flavobacterium gyeonganense encodes these proteins:
- a CDS encoding molybdopterin-dependent oxidoreductase has product MKTKNYILVFLIAFLCTMCNSSKKKDTVSTEVSKQDNDKHPVLSSADSLKMVNHEIEVKGDVEFPLQLTVDSLKKMKVVTIDDFKVVCQSGEIKKDDKVCKGVLLKDILEKAKIRQNGHKDRNFYIVARASDDYKATFSWAEIFNNPTGENTFILFEENGKPVKNGEMIAICKNDIKTGPRHVYWLKSIEIYKVK; this is encoded by the coding sequence ATGAAAACCAAAAATTATATTCTAGTTTTCCTCATTGCATTTTTATGCACAATGTGTAATTCTTCTAAAAAAAAGGATACTGTTTCAACAGAAGTTTCAAAACAAGACAATGACAAACATCCTGTTCTTTCCTCTGCAGACAGTTTAAAAATGGTCAATCATGAGATTGAAGTAAAAGGCGATGTTGAATTTCCGCTGCAATTGACAGTTGATTCCTTAAAAAAGATGAAGGTAGTTACAATCGATGATTTCAAAGTCGTATGTCAAAGTGGTGAGATCAAAAAAGACGACAAGGTTTGTAAAGGAGTTCTTTTGAAAGATATTTTAGAAAAAGCTAAAATCAGGCAAAACGGGCATAAAGACCGAAACTTTTATATTGTAGCAAGAGCTTCTGACGATTATAAAGCAACCTTTTCATGGGCAGAAATCTTTAATAACCCAACCGGAGAAAACACGTTCATTCTATTTGAAGAAAATGGAAAACCGGTTAAAAATGGCGAAATGATTGCGATTTGTAAAAATGATATTAAAACTGGCCCGAGACATGTGTATTGGCTGAAAAGCATAGAGATTTATAAGGTCAAATAA